The genomic DNA attagggaaatgcaaatcaaaactactttgacaTCTTATCTTAAATCTTGTTATAATGTCTGAGATGAATGACAAGTGACAATTCATGTTGGcttcttaatatttaattttgggTCATATAGACCGGTCATATTCAAAATTGACTATACAGAACTGACCATAAACAATTAAATATGTAGATTAAAGATAGAGGCTAATACATACAATGTCTTTTTCTAATACAAATatgattatttatatagtatcATTTCATAATAACATTAAAGTGTAGCTATTtacatttaaagtatatttaaaatatatttttaaaaattagagaacaTCATAAATTTGAAAGGTAGTGTGTACACACATTAGAATTTGGAAGAGTGTTAATGATTTAATTAAAGTacttatatatgaaattctcataaGTTAAAAAAAGAGACAACAAAGCTAAAAAATATCTTGATACCTCTAAGTCTAAAAAAAAGGTCCACGTGATGAGCATGCTATTAGTCAAAACAGAGACAGAACGTGGACAACAGCTAGAAAAAGTGACCCATGCGTGTTCTCAAGGCAGGTAAGAGGCAGGTAAGGAGAAACAGTGTGCTTAAAGTGAATGTTAAAATTGACCCCAATAATAAAGGGATGTGTTTGGTTGTTCCACCTTCTAATGTATTGTCTTCATGGATATACACACCATTATGATTCACAATACCATACCAATTTATGTCTAATGAGATAGTTTGTATATTTAGTCACAAGGGACATAGAAGCAGTAAGTCCTCTGATTTTACAACCTGACTCAAGAGGATTAGAAAGCTTGTTGAAGTGTGAGTTATATACTGTCATCCCTAAAGATTATTACCcataattttttctgttttttgtaaGTGTATATAACATACTATTAGGTGATGCTCTGTATCCATATGTTTGAATACACGTTCACTGCATTTACTCATATTTATCAGTaataaagaacacagaaatcAGACATCTGCTTCAGAATTCTTTCTTCTGGGATTGACAGATGATCCAGAACAGCAACTCATCCTCTTTGGACTCTTCCTGTTCATGTACCTGGTCACAGTGCTGGGAAACATGATGATTATCTTGGCTATCAGCCTTGactcccacctccacacccccatgtacttcttcctgtcCAACCTATCCTTCACTGACATCTGCTTCATCACCACCACAGTTCCCAAGATGCTGGTAAACATCCAGAGACAGAACAACAGCATCAGTTATACAGATTGCCTTACGCAGCTgtactttgttatttttcttggtggaatggaaaattttcttcttgCAGCAATGGCTTAtgatcgctatgtggccatctgccacCCACTTAGATACACAGTCATTATGAATCCAAGCATGTGTATTCTGCTAACTTTGCTCTCCTTGTTCAGTAGCATAACAGATGCCCTGTTCCACAGTCTGCTGGTGTTGCGACTCTCCTTCTGTACATACCTGGAAATTCCCCAATTCTTCTGTGAACTTGCTCAGATAATCAAGCTGTCATGTTCTGATACCCTCATCAATAACATAGTATTATACCTCGCGTCCGTAATATTTGGTGGACTTTCATTTGGAggcattattttatcttatactcAAATTGTCTCCTCGATTTTGAAAAGGCCTTCAATGAGAAGCAGTTATAAAGCCCTTTCCACGTGTGGGTCTCATTTGTCAGTTGTTTTCCTGTTCTATGGCTCACTGTTTGGTGTCTATATCAGCTCTGCAGTGGCTGACTCTACAAGAAAGACAGCAGTGGCTTCAGTGCTGTACACTGTGGTCCCTCAGATGCTGAACCCCTTTGTGTATAGTCTGAGgaacaaagacatgaaagaagccTTGAGAAAAATATGTGGTAGCATTTTGTAACAATATATTTAAGCAAAGCTATCGTCACCTTTGAAACTACCTTGTATCTTAGCACATGATTAGGTGCTTTAGGATTATATTTAGTTAATACTTCTACCGCTACATTAAAATAGCCATATGTTGTAAATTCTGAAAACTCTTACTGGTCAATATTATCTTTGTTAGATAATACCCATCATTTAACTAGGCAATGATAGCAAATTTAATGAGATTCATGTTTTCAAAAGACATGTATGAATATCTTTTCAATTGGAAGACAATGAAATTATAGCAATAATAGATTATAACAAGCAATGCCATGTATTATTTCAAGGGCTTTCGAAGTAGGGTAGGTACTGGAAAGGAGGCTATGGCTTCCACTGTTCTTTCAAAATATGTCAGCTTCCATGGACTGATCCTTCTCTAATCAACAGTTCATGGAGGAACACTAAAGTATCACATCTAATAATAATGTCTTAGATATATTAATTTGCTAAGGTAATATGATGGAGTAGGGGTATGGCAGAATAAGTTGTAGAGGTATGGGCTGAATGCAGgtatcattaaaaatatattatagacatgattaataaaaactattattttaataatattttattctaatagAAATGTGACTTTCCTTAAGTTTAGCTCTCATAgcatttttactttacttttcttgATTGAATTTTcactgacaatttttaaaaatattatcattttgaAGTCCATAACTTTGTAGTAGACTAAAAAGTGTTACTTAAAATATAGCTATATATTATCCCAATAACAGGATGTTTTCCTGTCTGTGAAATTAAAAACTGCCTATTTGAAATAAGAGGATATATACAATATGAAACTCCTATGTATATCTGGATATTCTTGAGTATGATCATGGCTTTTCATAGGCAGGCATAAGTGTGATGGACTTTGAAATTGAGATACAGATGCACCAATATAAAATCTGGATTTCTGAAATTACTGTTGGATTCctattattttttcatgttatcCCACAGATCTATTTTCTAGGATTGATATATTTATTATCTCACATAGAATATTACTGTATGAATATGCATTTGGTCTCTAAATTTCAAACTCAGTAAAACAATTTTACAGTCTGTAGAATTCCCTTTGCCTCACAAATTGATTACATCTTAATGTTCTTCAGAATGTTCACTTATACTTACTGATCAGTGAATCAATGATATGTGCTGAAAttcttattgaaataaaattagatacaatttttatttgttttttttttttttttttttttttggtttttcgacccagggtttctctgtgtagccttggccatcatggactcgcttttgtagaccaggctggcctcaaactcacagcgatccgcctgcctctgcctcctgagtgctgggattaaaggcgtgttttattaattaaaattatttatttattcattcactttatatcctgaatacagctccctccaccctctcctcttGTGTCCACCCTAccacctttcctcctcttctttactTCAAAAGATGGGAGCCCCACAACCCACATTTGCCCATCCAGTTGCATTAGGCCTAAGTGTAtcatcttctactgaggccagacaaggtagcccaacCAGGGCAAGTCATATAAAAggaggccacagagtccatgtcagagacagcacctccTCCACTTgctaaaggacccacatgaagacaaatGCACCTATCAGTTTCATATGTATCAGGGGCATATGAGCAGACTGCGTATGCTTTtgggttggtgcttctgtctctgtatgcCCCCTTGCACCTAGGACATGtaattctgttggtcttcttgtggtgttcttgtctCCTACTGGTCATTTTTTCCttgtccccactcttccacaagactcctcaaGTTCAGCCTAATGTTTGGCCATGTGTCTCAACATCTGTTAGTTTGATTATATCtctgtttactttctgtctcCCTGACCTGTAGGTTGGTGAGAGTAGTAAGTTGAAATCTCCTACTATTATTGTGATAGGGATCAATGTGTTATTTAAGATTTAGTTtttttgttctacttgtaggtttctaggaccctctggatctttctactttactattcttccatgcttctctcatctagagtctcaataggatgtcttcccctctgtcccagtttcctggtaagtgaaggctttcgtgggacatgcctcttgggctagtatgcagatataagtgagtctttctgcttctgggttaactcactcattatgatcatttctagctcaatccatttatccacaaatttcaggaattccttgtttttaatagctgagtagtattccatagtgtatatgtaccacagtttctttatccactcttctgctgagggacacttaggctgtttccatgttctggctattatgaataagactgctatgaacatggttgagaggtaattcccctcaggaacagtcataggggaggggaataaggggaaaatgggaaggtgggaagaatgggaggatacaagggatgggataaccattgagatgtaacaagaataaattaattaaaaattaaaaaataataaaaatattacagcctaagtgtccctcagtagaagagtggataaagaaactgtggtacatatacactatggaatactactcagctattaaaaacaaggaattcccgaaatttgtggataaatggattgagctagaaatgatcataatgagtgagttaacccagaagcagaaagaatcaaatggtatatactcacttatatctgcatactagcccaaggggcatgtcccacgaaagccttcacttaccaggaaactgggacagaggggaaggcatcctattaggactctaaatgagagacgcatgggagaacagcaaaataaaaggatccagagggtcctagaaatctacaagtagaacaatatgataggcagatttgggcccaggggtcccgctcaaactaaggcaccagccaaggacaatacaggaggtaaactttaaaccccttcccagatctagccaatggtcagaatattctccacagttgagtggagagtgtgatacgactttctcacatactctggtgcctcacatttgaccatgtcccctggagggggagacctggtggcactcagaggaaggacagcaagtagccaagaagagacttgataccctatgagaatatatagggggacgtaatccccctcaggaacagtcataggggaggggaataatgggaaaatggggggggaggaatgggaggatacaagggatgggataaacattgagatgtaacaagaataaataaataaaaaaaaaataaataaataaataaaaaaataataataataataataaaaaaaagaaaaaaaatatttagtattttggtgttttttttttaaatgtaggttctcttgtatttggggcataggtgttcaaaattgagatgtcctcttggtggaatttttcttttatgagtttgAAGTATCATTTTCCAACTCCTTTGATACATTTTggtgaaattttgttttattagctATTACAATGGCTATTCCTGCTTGCTTCTGGGATCCATTTTCCTAGAAAACCTTCTTCCTGTCATTTACTCTTAGGTAATATCTATATTTGTTCCCGAGTTGTGcttcttgtatacagcagaataatggatcttgttttctcttcttatgttagcctgtgtcattttattggggaattgaacccattgttgttgagagatattaatgaccaatgatagttacttcctgttattttgatgttggtggtggtggtagtatttGTGtgcttcttcttttgcttttgatgcagtgaagttatttattttctgtgttttctttggggACGTTAACTTCTTTTGGTtcaagttttccttctaatatcttctacAGGGCTGAATTTGTTCATAGATATTGTTTGAGTGTGattttgtcatgggatatcttAGTTTCCCCATCTTTAATgataaaagttttgctgggtttaGTAATCTGgcttgacatctgtggtctcttgctGTCTGCAAGAACTCTACCCTGACCCTTCTGGATGTaatgtcagagtcattttaatttgcatttctctgatgactaacaacacttctttaagtgcttctcaac from Acomys russatus chromosome 14, mAcoRus1.1, whole genome shotgun sequence includes the following:
- the LOC127198739 gene encoding olfactory receptor 7G2-like is translated as TRSLHLLIFISNKEHRNQTSASEFFLLGLTDDPEQQLILFGLFLFMYLVTVLGNMMIILAISLDSHLHTPMYFFLSNLSFTDICFITTTVPKMLVNIQRQNNSISYTDCLTQLYFVIFLGGMENFLLAAMAYDRYVAICHPLRYTVIMNPSMCILLTLLSLFSSITDALFHSLLVLRLSFCTYLEIPQFFCELAQIIKLSCSDTLINNIVLYLASVIFGGLSFGGIILSYTQIVSSILKRPSMRSSYKALSTCGSHLSVVFLFYGSLFGVYISSAVADSTRKTAVASVLYTVVPQMLNPFVYSLRNKDMKEALRKICGSIL